TGTTAAATGGTAAAAATGATAACTGATACTTTATTCATTATTCCTGCACGAGGAGGCTCCAAAGGTATTCCCGATAAGAATATCAAGCCTTTAGGAGGAAAGCCCTTAATTCATTGGTCGATAGCTATTGCCAGAGCATTAACCGAAGATGAAAATATTTGTGTAAGTACCGATAGCGAGAAAATAAAAGAAGTTGCAGAGCAAACTGGTCTTAAAGTTCCATTTTTAAGACCTCAAGAATTAGCTACAGATAATGCAGGTACCTATGAAGTACTATTACATGCTTTACAATTTTATAAAGAGAAAGGGAAAGAATATAAAAATGTGGTGTTATTACAACCCACTTCTCCATTTAGATCCATCAAGCAAGTAAAAGAAGCAATTGAATTGTATAATGAGAAATTGGATATGATTGTTTCGGTAAGGGAATCGTCAGACTCTCCTTATTATACCTTGTTTGAGGAAAACGCGGCAGGTTACCTAAAGAAATCAAAGGAAAGTAACTTTGTAAGAAGGCAAGATTGTCCAAAGGTTTACGCCTACAATGGAGCAATTTATGTAATTAATGTTGAATCATTATTAAAACAGCCAGTCCATCAGTTTTCCAAAATAAAAAAATACGTGATGGACGAGATCTCATCAATTGATTTGGATACTCCTTTAGATTGGGCCTGGGCTGAATTTGTTTTAGAAAAAGGAATGGTGAAGTAGTGGTACTGCATCAATCGAGTATAAGTATTTATACCCAAAATATTTTCTCAAAAACCTACATACACCTAACAATCACTCGTTTTTAATATTAAGTTAATATTAATTAATGAATTGAGTTTGAAGAGTTAATAAATCTTCCGAATTTAGCGGCCTTAAAATAATTTTGAACACCTGCATGACCAACCAACAAACCAATACGGCAGTAAATGACGACGAAATTTCCTTAAAAGAGATTATACTGAAACTGAAAGAATGGGGGCAATACTTGTTGTCCAAATGGGTAATTATTATTGCTGCTGGAATTTTCGGTGGAACCATTGGTTTTACTTACGCCTTATCTCAGAGGCCTCAATATACAGCAAGACTAACTTTTGCCCTGGAAGAGGATAAGGGAGGAGGTATAGGCGCATATGCCGGTTTAGCTTCGCAGTTCGGTATTGATTTAGGCGGTGCAGGTGGTGGTGTGTTTTCAGGCGATAACCTTTTGGAGCTAATGAAGTCCCGTTCAATGATAGAACGAACTTTATTGAGCGAAGTTGAAATAAACGGTAAAAAACAAAGCTT
Above is a window of Solitalea lacus DNA encoding:
- a CDS encoding cytidylyltransferase domain-containing protein — encoded protein: MITDTLFIIPARGGSKGIPDKNIKPLGGKPLIHWSIAIARALTEDENICVSTDSEKIKEVAEQTGLKVPFLRPQELATDNAGTYEVLLHALQFYKEKGKEYKNVVLLQPTSPFRSIKQVKEAIELYNEKLDMIVSVRESSDSPYYTLFEENAAGYLKKSKESNFVRRQDCPKVYAYNGAIYVINVESLLKQPVHQFSKIKKYVMDEISSIDLDTPLDWAWAEFVLEKGMVK